The DNA region atcttttagagtGAACATTCCAATGTAATCACTGATAAAATGATGCAATACATCAAATTAATATGCAGAATGGAAGGAGATATATTGGAGCTATATGTGAATCAGTTTGGGTTATAAATTGAAACTTTTTAAAGCTGACTCATGGTTCCATGGTGATTCATTACACAATTGTCTACTTCTgtacatgtttgaaatttttctataacatttttttttttcaaatttccctgGACACTTATTACCATTAAGTATAGGATTTGATTAATAAAAACAGCTTTCTCCATAAATTGTTTCACAGAAATCAGTAGGTTAGGTCATGAGTTAGGAAGAACTTCTAATCTTTGCCTTATAAATGAACATTGAGGAGATTAACTGGAACCTTCTTAAGCCCAAGCTAATAAGAGAATTGAAACAACTGCTCAAATCATGTTTGTATCAAGTGTCAAACTCACGTTGACTTATAAAACAGATTactaaacaaataacaaaaggtGAATTGTAAAGACTTATTATTTAGTAAACTGCACTGGAGTGCAAttaatttgtctctctcttctctcaataTTTACTAAGTATTGGGCTTCCAAATATGCTGATTTTCCAGCCTTTCAAAAAAGAGCAAGGGAGTTGTTGCCTTGTTGCTAGGTTTTAGACAACAATTAGAGGTCccactttcacttttttttcctactctgacTTGAGTCCTTTAGGAAATTAATTCAGTTTCTTAGCAACCCAGATGGTTAAAACTTAAACACACTTCGGGTTCTTTTGTAAAGCAAGGGCTAGTTTCCCTTATAAACTATGTGTTTGTTTAGTCTTGCTTGGCTTTGCAGAAAAGATTTGTGAGACATACTGCCCtagaaatttttacaaaaaactCTCAGTTTCAAATGGTGAGTGAAGTTGTTGATTTTCTAATGAATGCTcctgctttgtatttatttttactctagtTTGTCAATTTGACTAGCTctttgaaatatatgtattttatatgagatagatgaatttatttatgaaagaaacaatttctttatatataacattgtagaagagaaattatgaaaaatacagtaagaagGAGAAAGCCAAGCAGGAAGAAAgtgctgaatttttttaatgaatttataaatatgcACAAATTTGTGGTTCCCTGTGCTCTTAATAGCACACTATTTTACAATGCTTTTTTGTATGTTGGCAGCATTTATGTGTCAGATATATATCTAGatcaatctatttatttatctattaccTCAAATActtaatattacaaaattaaattcagatATGTAAGCAAAAGAAGATTGCATTTCCATACATTGGCTAAccaaagaaatgtatttctttttaattagcagctcattaaaaacagataaaaatattttgtgactcTCCAGTTGAAAATATTTGAGggataaatttaaatgaaagtttatattttatattgccATTACTATTAACAAGTTTTCCATTATTAGGAAAAAGTTATGATTAGATATTCGGGGTTTTAGATACAGTTTTCAAAACAGAATCCACAATTTTCAGATTTTGGCTAACACAGAGTACCTATTATTCTTCTTATCATTGGACCacataaaatttgcatttttgtaagATTGAAAAATTGTTGAATAACAGCAATTTCACATGGCTCAACTCAACATGTGCTGAACCCTATGTAGGATTTGTGAACCTAGAAATTCTTGTCTCAACACTTTTATAATCTAATTTTGAGgcagattttgttttttgggtctttttttaggtttatttatttattcatttatttatttattttgagagagaccaagagagagcaagagcgagcatgaatgggagagggacagagaaagaggaagtgagagaatcccaagcaggctctgtactgacagcaggaCTCGACCCCATTAACAGAacagtcagatcatgacctgagctgagattaagaatcagacacttaattgactgagccatccaggtgcctctggagGCAGATATTgtaagtaattaattttaaatcaagATACAAGGAAAAATGCAGTTTCAAGCTCCATTGCTCTTCAGAAGGAGAGATGAATCCTATAGGGGGATCTGGGAATGCTTTTATTGGAAATGGCATTTAAACTGATCCTTCATAGATAAGAATAATTTATAGATGAACAGTAACTGTGCTTACTAAATTCAATTAAGCTATTCGTTTATTTTCAGTGAGACATCTTGTCCAAAATATAGATTCTGTAATATCAACATTTACCATCAAACATTTGACTGAATAAGAATATTgctagtttattttttcagaattccTCAACCACACATCTCATAACTTTATATTTCTCTAAGttatagttgttgttttttttttccacttaaagtaAGTGTGATGATGTGATATCACCATCTCAGGCTTCAATCATTTGACTAGATCTCCAGATGATTTCCTTCTTCTGGCATACCTAGGGTCTAAAACGATACATGCTAATACATGAATTGTGTACTATAAAAGCCTAATGTTGTACACATATTATTCAAATGAATAGTAtttaatactaaataaataaatacaagacaaAATGAAGTACGGTAAAAACTGGACagaatttattaccatttaaaataTGATGAATAACAATTTTCTGGTAGTCAGGAAGCCCGGAGACATATAGAGACAGAGGCACATTATCAGCGGCAGCAAGGTGACTGATGAGCGTGTCTACTCCCAGCTACCTAGTCAAAAAGAGATCTAGATCAGCACTACATTCCCCAACCACAGCCTCTTATTTTGATGGCTGTCGAGCTTTCTTACTgccaagatacttttttttttttaatcaattagaCTTCCAGGGTCTTGacctatttttattcttccagttTATGATTGTCCTGGCATCATTTCTTTCCAACTGTGTGTCCTGGTGAGATAAATTCCCTATCTCACTCATTGACATCCTCAACCTCAATGTCTTTTCATTCCAACAGGTTACAAAACCCTGATTATGAATCAGTTCCCTTGTGCAGCCAGAATTCCGAGCCCTGTAAGAGATAGCTACATGCACCATTTTCTCCAAGAATAGGCTTCAGTGCTCCTTAGaagttcaaatatatatttttacagaaaTTTGTAGGGTCATGAGTGAGGCAAGAgtgtaattaaaagaaaaaaaaagccatatacCTGGAACAAATCAACCATTTGACTGGTAAGGACTTGATTTTCATCAACTTTAGTGACTTCAGAAGAGTCCAACATAAACACCAAACATGTAAGCTGATTAAActccctgaaaaataaaccaaataactCATATTTTCTTTGTAGCTCATTATCTTCCAGTAGATTACTGTACATGTGAAGTCAAACCACAATCTAACGGTGATTTggtgaaaataaaatctgaataaggAGAATTAATTAAGTGGTTTTTATGTTAAAGAGCCCAGCTTATGAGAAATCATGCATATCAATATCTTAAGTATAGAAAGCTgtgataacagaaataaaaatttcaagtgtGGGCCAGAGTACTCTCCTCTCCAAAAGATTCTTGAACGGGGACAGTCAACCTTCAAACTCACCTCCacctctttttaaatgtattttatttacaaatcttttaaaattctatgcaGACATTCCTATTGTTTACAGTATAACACAAAAGCATgatattacagtttttttttaaattttactaccCTTTATATTTTAGGCATTGCTCAGAGAATAATATTCCTACATCCTTATTTCCACATACTTGGTTAATTAATGTGGTATTTTGataatttaagtttaatttattttacaataattttataGAGAATGTTAAGAGGCTCCCTATTtataaaatttgctttattttcactGTATTATTTACCAACAGAACAAAACATGTTTTGAGTATTTGGGGAACTTGTAACTTTCTTACTCAGGTAATGAAcattattctctctccctcttttttttttttttttgtttgtttctgttcagTTATTTTTTGATTGTAGTAAGAACAATTAAAATGAGATATAccatcttaacaattttttattttttatttctttaagtgtatttagttattttgagagagaagaagaatgagagtgataggagaggggaagagagagggagagagaaaatcccaagcaggctttgcactgtcagcacagagcccaacgcagggctcgaactcatgaactatgagattaagacctgagccgaaatcaagagcctgatgctttaactgactgagccacccaggtgccccaacaattttttAAGTGCATAATACAGCGTTGTTACTCTAGGCAAAATGCTGTGCACTATATCTCCAGAAtttactcatcttgcataactgaaactttatacctgtTGAACAGCATTTCTCCATTTcacctccctacccccccccccccccaacccgcccAGATCCTGGCAATCaccactctactttctgtttctggtttgacttttttagatttctcatgcaaatggaatcatctgatatttgtccttctgtgactggcatATGTCACATAGCATAACGTCCTCCAAGTTCACCCAGGTTGTTGCGTATGGCAGTATTGCCATCTTTTTaaagctgcataatattccattttgtgtgtgaaCCACATGGATAGagatattcattcatccatcagtggacttctggattgcttccataccttaactattgtgaataataccgCAATAAACAtgagagtgcagatatctctttgagatcttgattttaattcttttgggtagACACCCAGAAGTGTCATTACTGGATCATTGgcatttctgttttgaattttttgaggagccttcaCACTGTTCTCCATAGTGGCCACACCATTTTGCATTGTCACCAATAGTGTAAACGTGTTCCAATGTCTCCATATCAACACACTTAATGcctttttataattgttattatagACATACTAACATGTGTGAGATGTTATCCTGtggtttgacttgcatttccctaatgattaatgatattgagaatctttttctgtgcctgtttgccatttgtataacttctttggagaaatgtctcttcaagtATTTAGCtcaatttttaatcagattatttgtttttattggtaTTGAAGTGtaggagttccttacatattttggattttaatcccttatcagataaatggtttgcTTTCAAAATTTAACTAGACTCACTTAGGTAACacctgtggtcttttttttttttttggtaaaagtttcttttgtgtatattaaaatttattcaacCTGGTTTAATagtaaatttgtctttttctaattgagataaaattcactaCTTACTAATCtgaagtgtacaatttagtggtttttagtatattcacaaccTTGTGAAACCATCATTActctctaattccagaacatgTCCGTCTCCCCCCACAAAAAATCTTGTACCTGTTGGAAGTCAATCTCAATTCTCTCTTCCCATATCCtctggcaaaaaataaaagatttttttactttaagtcCCTGAGTTTGTGAtagtttgttacatagcaatattGCAGATAAGTTGACTTAGCCACAGGCCTATAATTACTGTTATATAatgcatgtatattttatttaaatctatttattatGATGATCTTTTTCTATGTACTGTTCCTCCTTTTACATTTCTCACCCTGATTAAGTAATTTTCCATTATCGTTGATATGTTCAAATTTCTTACTGTGACATGAGAGACCTTTGCTAAAATAACcccaaatgatttttctttttaaaactttttcatgtttttatgtatttattttgaaggagagagagggaaagagagagagcagggaaaagacagagagagggagagaaagaatcccaagcagaccccgtgctgccagtgcagagcctgaagtggggctggaacccatgaactatgagatcatcacttgagctgaaaccaaaagttgaaagcttaggggcgcctgggtggctcagtcggttaagcctccgacttcagctcaggtcacgatctcgtggtccgtgagttcgagccccgcgtcgggctctgggctgatggctcagagcctggagcctgcttctgattctgtgtctccctctctctctgcccctcccccgttcatgctctctctctgtctcaacaataaataaacttaaaaaaaaaaaaaagttgaaagcttagccatctgagccacccaggtaccccccacatgatttttccagctttctatatcatactattttccactgTCTCCTCACATACGTAGGCTAAATTCCTGCCACATTGTGCTTCTTGCTTTTCTCTCAATGTGccagtcattttaaaaaataaaaatatttatgttagaatttgaaaagcaattcatcattttattttacagaatatttattattaatttgtaaaagttGACATGTTCAATGTATCTTCAAAGTTAATTTCTCTTCATTTACAACTTTATCTTACCGCACATTAGCATTTAGAATTCTAAAGATCCTCTATTTAATGTTATTGTCAAACAATATAAACTGTAGCACAAGAGAAGGAAATTCATACCACCTCATTTTCTCATTCCCAAGAACCAGTGTTGTTATATCATTTCCACCTaaccaaatataatttaattggTATGTATTCCTGTTTCCAAGGAGATTTCAAATTCATTGGCATTTTCCAGTAACATATTGACAAACACATTAAATCCTAGAAATGTGCCAATACTTTCCCTGCCCTGGTCAGCCAAAAGCAAATCCACCATTCCCATCCAGAGTCTAGTAACAATAGCTACAATGCACTTGCGGAGGTTTAGGTGGTCATAGGTATCCCAGAAATAGCTTACAACAAATTTTACCTTCTGTGCCTTGATGAAATATTGTTTACTTCCTTCACAACCtggaatatttttacttattcttcAAGATTAGTCCAAATGACTTCCTGTGAGGtcacttctgttttcctgatAGAGTTAGCCCTTCATTCTCCTTGCTTCTCACAGCACTATTCCAATATCTATCACAtgaataggttttatttttttgttttcatgtctttcttCCAAATAGCCTCTCATTTATTTAAGGACATTGATTTTAAGTTAATTATCTTTGGTTTCCTAGCCCTAGCCCAGTGAGTGCTGGGACTAGGGTGCTGAATAGATGTTTGCAGTAGCCATGatgcttccctcccctctctaaCACATGCAcgcatcatttatttattttttattaattaagtaattaatttttaaatttacatccaagttagttagcatatagtgtaacaatgattggaggaataaattccttaatgccccttacccatttagcccattccccctcctacaacccctcaaGCAAcactctgtttgttttctgtatttaagagtttcttatgttttgtcctcctccctgtttttatattattttttcttcccttcccttatgttcatgtgttttatatcttaaattcctcagatgagtgaagtcataagatatttgtctttctctgactaatttcgtttagcgtaatactctccagttccatccatgtagttgcaaatggcaagatttcattctttgtgattgccgagtaatactccattgtatatgtataccacatcttctttatccattcatccatcgatgggcgacatttgggctctttccatactttggctattctcaatagtactgctataaacattggggtacatgtgcccatttgaaacagcacacttgtatcctttggataaatacctagtagttcaattgctgggttgtaacatagttctatttttaattttttgaggaacctgcatactgttttccagagtggttgcaccagtttgcattcccaccagcagtgcaaaagagatcctctttctccgcattctcgccaacatctgttgttgcctgagttgttcatgttagccattctgacaggtgtgaggtggtatctcattgtagttttgatttgtatttccctgatgatgagtgatattgagcatgttttcatgtgtctgttagccatctggatgtcttctttggagatgtgtctattcatgtcttttacccatttcttcactagattatttgttttttgatgcACCCGTCATTACTGAGCTTGTTTCTTGTTTCATAAATCTTTCAGAAATTACACTGGCCtggagaaaatatattcaatatccCATTGTTATAGTGGTGAACCTCAGCATTAGTATGTCTGTTGCAGATTCCTACATGTGAAAACACTCTTCACCTAATGTACCTTGACTCCCAGAAAGGCAACAGAAGCAGAGATGTCACACACAAAGAGTTTGGAGTATCGCACCCAAGACCTCAactccaaatggaaaaaaaagtcctgcaaCCACCACAATCTGAAGTGAAAGTCAACATATGGGAAATAAAGCCTCCTGATTTCAGTTACAAACTGTATACATCTTTGAGATTTCCAGAAAAACCATCAAGGATTATTAAGGAaaaacaagggaaggaaaaaaaagttaatttcccAGAAACAATGCTTCACCTGCCCAGCATAAGGAATCATCCCAAGAAGCCCATATCTCCAGAGTTTATAACTACATTCCCACATATGGATTCAAATGAAGTGAAGTTAATGTTTGTGAAGAGTGGAAAGTATCCAATTGGTGTATACTTCAATCCAAAACCACACGACTTTCGACAGGTACAAAAAGCATttgaatcaagaaaacaaaacagataaggagaaatacatattattttttactcatttcttaATTATGACTAGTATTACATGAGCAAAAaggtatgtacatataatatgtgTAAGTCTGCATCTTGATTTCCCAAGAAACAATACAGTTCAAATTCAGCAATAAGTGACAGAAGAGAGAGGTAGGACCCTGGTTAATGTTTCTGTTGTGGTTTTATCTATCATGTAGATGGCCTTTCTTAGTTTTGAGAATAGTTCGGGCTTAGATGTGATTGGAGAACAGATCTCAATTGCCAGTTTACAATCTAGAAGTAATAGAATCAATTCatggaatgaatggatgaacaaataaaaattgacaaaGGCGGTATTATATTACTTTCATTAATCTTTCCAGTGGTTAATAATCTAAATAATATGTGGGCAAGAATTAGATTCATAATTAAAATGATGGCGGGGAACATATATTTAAGGAGATTCAAATGATTCAAAATGTTGTTCCTctagaatatgaatatattttatccttAGGTCTATAATTTAACACATAAATATGACTCTTGCCTAGTAATGAGAGAAGCAATAGGActgataaaacaaacaagaaaaatagctacaaaaaagaataaatttattccagtggaaaatatgagaaaatataacTTGCCCTCTGGGATCAGTTTATCTATCCTTGCTCTCTAACTTTCTAATAATTTTGGACAAGTTATTAAGCCTCTTATTTATAACATGGGATAACAATACTTCATATTATATGGCTCTTTTAAGTAATGAAGGAGACAATTATACATAAAGTGCTTACAACAGGGTCTTTGAGGTCTGTTGAGGCATTCAATGAATGTTAACTGTTAGGAGCTCTTAGGATAAAAGCTAGAAGATTCAAGAAGCCTTGATCTATAACATTCTTTACTCATTTAAAGCATGTAAATCTTTCTATTTGCAGTAAATGGAGTATATTACTTTTGGAAATGAGAGGAAGTCAGTTAAATCGCAAATGTCATTgctttattcaaaaattttactaGTTACGGTTGCAATTATAAGACATGAATAAGTAAAGTTCAAGGAATGGGAGACATTCTAATTTTCGctgaattaatttgtttttatgaaaaagtgAATTGGAGACAGTGCAATATAAACTGTGCAACCACCAGATGTCAGtgtaatgttttttaaactaaCAGTGCTTCAATTGTATTTGACTAAAGAGTGAAAATCTTGTATCAGGATTTCTGCTGAGACTTTGAATATTTTCCTATTTGCCCGGGGCAGAACCTAGAGTCACTCACTAGGATGACTCTAACTTCTGCTTGATCTCATCTTTTCATGCCACAATGATTCAGCTTTCAAACAGAGACgtttgtggtattttatttaattttagcttCTGGAAGTATACAGATGCTATTTCAGGTCATATTAGTTCATTTAAATCGTCTTTAAAAAGTACTTTGTGGTATAGTTTGCTGAAAACAACCAGTAATTACTCTATTCCAGTCTCAGCAAATTCTTTTAGCTTTGCTAAATATTACGTCCTTGAAATAAACTTAGCtccagaaataaaacatgtaaccTTATTGGCATTTAAGATTAAGTGCAAATTTCGATTCGATTCCTTTAATTTCATGctgtttaaaatgttatttctgattTATTCACATGAGGATATTTGAAGCACTCTGTTCTACTATAAAATGAATTGGTTATACAGTATCTTGAATGGGATTATTCTTTCAGATGTTCATACACAAGTTTTAAATGCTATAACAAAATCATCAAAATTGCATTTTACCAGTGAAATAATTAATACTTGTAAAAATCACATTCCAAATGTAATGCTAGTAATAAACAGTATTTATGTTTAATCTTCTCTTTACATATCTAGTATCAACATAATTTACCAAACTTTGTGACAACTTTTGAAAGGGACCCTTTTGGATTAAAATTTAAGTCCAGACACTTAAGTACAGGTAAGTCATTATCATGAAGTTATGAACACAGCAAAAAACAAACTTTCTGCGTTATATCTTAATACTAAATCTTGTAAAAACATATCACTAAAATGGTGTTTTTAACCTATCACCTTTAATAATAcggcaattttttaaatgcccacTTAATTAATGGAAACAATGCACTTACTTTGTTATCTACaacttttaatatgctgttgaagaTTGAGTTTTTAAGTCAAAGTGTTTTGTATAGAGAACCAATAGAGTAAGTGCTTCGGAGTATAGACCAAGAAGCAAGCTGCATAGCTTTGAATCTTGTCTTCACTATCCCCAAGTTACCTAAACTGTCTATTTATTGGTTTACCCATCTATAAATGGGAATGGCAATAACTGAATCTCTATCATGGAATTATTGTGAGCAATAAATCTATCATACATATTTCGATCATATATAATGTTTACATAGCACATGTTGTCGTGTACATGGtaaatacatacaaacacacactttATTACTGTGGTGCCATGTGAATAGTGCTTGTCTAGAGTTAACTTGTATTATACAGTGTTACTTATTTGGACAAGAGTGATAATACATGCATGCTATATTTACATACTGTAGTTATatatcagttaaaaaaaacaatatgatcTTAATGGTGGTTGTGAGTAATGGGAAAATGGTTgaattttatcttcttcttttaaaaattggaatcaagtatttaaaaaaaatgtttaatatttatttatttttgagagagagagacagagcatgagcaggggaggaacagagagagagagagagagagagacataatctgaagcaggctccaggctccaagctgtcagcacagaacccgacatggggctagaactcatgaagggtgagatcatgacctgagccaaagtcagacgcttaatgactgagccacccaggcacccctagaatcaAGTAGTTTTACAATTATGAAGTtaagataatttatttctaaatgacgTACATGTTTTAGCATAAATTATATTGATAAAAGTCTTGTCTGTGTGTGTAATTAAAATGGGACACGTCAACTTTTCTTACTATATATATAAGTCACTATGGAAAAAAATGCCAAGGAAACTTTATAAGACCCAGACTCTGATATCAAGAAATTTGTAAGTAAAATTTAAGGTAGAATGCAAAATATGCCATTCAAATCACAAAGCACTACTGAGAAGTTTAAAAAGAGATTTCCAGGGAAATAAAAGGTGGGATTAGAATTAGAGTTTGAAGAACATTAATTCCTGTAGAAATGGTGGGCAAGATAAGCAACATTTTATTTAGATCTGCATTATAAATTGTCCATCAATTTGTCGCTCCTAGGCCCTGATTTCCTACTATATTCTGAGAGATATGAACAAAGACCGATGTAATTGTTATGTTTCTCATTTGTCTCCATATCTCTAGTACATGGGTGTCAGTCGCTGAAAGATGATAAACAGAAGAACAATATAGAAAGATTTATCACTTACAAGCCTCATGAATGCACCTGGGACCCACAGCTAATTTTACCAAAAGCCCCATGGCCCATTCAATCAGCTTCATACACGGTGAGcacgactcttttttttttttttaatgtttatttatttttgagacagagagaggcagagcatgaatgggggagggtcagagagagagggagacacagaatccgaagcaggctccaggctctgagctgtcagcacagagcccgacgtggggcttgaactcaggagccatgagatcatgacgtgagccaaagtcagacactcaaccgactgagccacccaggcgccccatgagcaTGACTCTTTCTCTACAGCTGTTGGGAAATGTCTCCAACACTGTTATTAATGATTACCTTGATGtaggaatttttaatttattgttagcGTATATAGTGAAAGATATTCTTGTTTTGTAAAGTAAAGCAGAACTATCtctgctttttcttaaaaagcaaacagGGAAATATCTAgaattttggatttcttttcttagTACAAAGATAGTTGGTAGGGTGGATTGAGGCCTGCACATTGTGAAGAATTTTCCCCAAGTTTACTCCCACCTCATTTGGAGCAACCCATTGAGTGAATTGCACTCAAGTAAGAAGGCCTGACAAGAAGACTTTGTCATACACTCATTGCAAGATgttgagaaaacaaacatttaccGGGACTCAAATTCCACCCTGGACAAGTAAGGCTGCTTTGTATCCCTGTACAACCAAGAATAGCAAGATGTGCATGTGGCACACAGAGCAAGCTTTTAAAGCAAAGATCATTACatagcaattttaaaaagataaacaattaaagtcaataaatgtttgttttcactAACTTCCTTTGTGTAATCTTCCTTAAGAGACATAGAAGGCAACGAGATGTGTACAGTGCATTTATGGATCGTGTGGAAGAGAAGTTTACCCAAACATGCAAGAACAGGTGGGCAAACACTTCAAGCTTTGTTGTTGAACACTTACATTAACTTGTTAGAGTTGCTGCTCAAATGATCCTTTCAATAATACGTTCTTTATCCCATAGAAGCTCTATCACAAGaactataaatgaaatatttgcatGATGTTTAAACCATTTTAAGTGGAGTCTGAAAGAATCCAATTCCTTGATCCAAGATGAATTATTATTTCTCCTAGGTTCAGTGAAATCCTGGAAAACTGTCAGTGACTGTGTCTGTCCATATCCCTTCAGGC from Panthera leo isolate Ple1 chromosome A2, P.leo_Ple1_pat1.1, whole genome shotgun sequence includes:
- the LOC122213184 gene encoding LOW QUALITY PROTEIN: uncharacterized LOC102725191 homolog (The sequence of the model RefSeq protein was modified relative to this genomic sequence to represent the inferred CDS: inserted 1 base in 1 codon; deleted 1 base in 1 codon); the encoded protein is MIPTCENTLHLMYLDSQKGNRSRDVHTKSLEYRTQDLNSKWKKXVLQPPQSEVKVNIWEIKPPDFSYKLYTSLRFPEKPSRIIKEKQGKEKKVNFPETMLHLPSIRNHPKKPISPEFITTFPHMDSNEVKLMFVKSGKYPIGVYFNPKPHDFRQYQHNLPNFVTTFERDPFGLKFKSRHLSTVHGCQSLKDDKQKNNIERFITYKPHECTWDPQLILPKAPWPIQSASYTRHRRQRDVYSAFMDRVEEKFTQTCKNRDLILYSPLIGTKLQHLTISSPPHYFLQVDPSPVQTAFLELPYCFALKDTAVVSAFSEAQQEATRTYLQVSSSYRQPPSLFSINEMWKLEESLCNLLKATQFLKEELEIKPSLPNCKA